One stretch of Candidatus Dormiibacterota bacterium DNA includes these proteins:
- a CDS encoding sulfurtransferase, whose protein sequence is MSNRTPALVTTEWVAERLGDPGIRIVEVDEDASAYHASHIPGAVGLDWRKDLQDGTRRTFVSREGFEQLLDRTGITNDTHVVLYGGSNNWFAAYAYWYFQIYGHGRVSLMDGGRKRWELQHRPLTSEPTRVTPTRGYRAQGADGSIRARRELVLDQYVGAAGGRALVDVRSPEEFRGERLAPEHLPGESAQVPGHIPGAVNIPWAKAVNPDTGAFLPADELRRLYAAEGVTADKQVVAYCRIGERSAHTWFVLHEILGFAEVRNYDGSWTEYGSLIDVPVERSVAVAGRA, encoded by the coding sequence TCGAGGTGGACGAGGACGCCTCGGCCTACCACGCCAGCCACATCCCGGGGGCGGTCGGCCTCGACTGGCGGAAGGACCTCCAGGACGGCACCCGCCGCACCTTCGTCTCCCGCGAGGGATTCGAGCAGCTGCTCGACCGCACCGGCATCACCAACGACACCCACGTGGTCCTCTACGGAGGCTCCAACAACTGGTTCGCCGCCTACGCGTACTGGTACTTCCAGATCTACGGCCACGGGCGGGTCAGCCTGATGGACGGCGGCCGCAAGCGCTGGGAGCTGCAGCACCGGCCGCTGACCTCCGAGCCGACCAGGGTCACCCCGACGCGCGGCTACCGCGCCCAGGGGGCCGACGGCAGCATCCGCGCCCGGCGCGAGCTGGTGCTCGACCAGTACGTCGGCGCCGCCGGCGGCCGCGCCCTCGTGGACGTGCGCTCGCCCGAGGAGTTCCGCGGCGAGAGGCTCGCCCCCGAGCACCTGCCCGGCGAGTCGGCGCAGGTTCCCGGTCACATCCCCGGGGCGGTGAACATCCCCTGGGCGAAGGCGGTGAACCCCGACACCGGTGCCTTCCTGCCGGCCGACGAGCTGCGCCGGCTGTACGCCGCGGAGGGCGTCACCGCAGACAAGCAGGTGGTCGCCTACTGCCGCATCGGCGAGCGCAGCGCCCACACCTGGTTCGTGCTCCACGAGATCCTCGGCTTCGCCGAGGTCCGCAACTACGACGGCTCCTGGACAGAGTACGGCTCGCTCATCGACGTCCCCGTCGAGAGGAGCGTCGCCGTCGCCGGCCGGGCGTAG